The sequence attttatGCATTACTTTAGTGTGTTTGGTTATTATAGTATAGTAGTTTATATTCCAAATAGACTTCTGTTAAATATAGCAGATAATTATATTCTAActgatagatatatataaactcaCTTGTTGCTCAGTTTAGTTAAATGGATAAATAGTGTGTTTGGTTGCAAGTAGTGCCTACCCTTATTTAGCAATCATTTCTACGAGTGTATGTGATAACTTTTACATCAATTCTACAACATATagccaaagaaaaaacataattCTAAGAGTTGAATAAGACTAATATTTTGTCCTTATCAGTTGATTACTTAAGTATctaccttcatatatatattaattggatTCTTTTGATTTTCCAAACGATGGCACTTCTTCAAATAATTAAAGTCTCCTCCAATACTCCATGAGCAAATAACTCCAAATCTTTTATCAACTTTATCTTATAGAATCAGTGTTTCTAATAAAGTTTAGGGAAAGCTTGAAAGAGAATGAACAAAAGAATGATTTCAGAGCCAATAATTTGAAGTTAAGTCAAGCTGATGAGGTGGTTTACAATTTGGGACAGCTTGAAATTAAGCGTGTGAAATGAAGTCAATGGAAAAGATGGTCATGGCCTTAATTTTGGATGAATAATACAAATGGAAGAAATAAGGAGGGGATTTTCTTTTATGGGGAattggagagaaaaaaaaaaaaaaaattggcaaatatAACCTTATCCTTGTCTTGTTTGTCTACTGCTTTCGGCCCCTTTGTCCCTTTGATGCCAGTTTAATGTGCACTTGCacttataaaataaacaaaaatagaggataaaaattaaaaaaataaaataaaagtcaaaacatGGTTGCATAATTCTTACAACTATATGGGGCTTTGGTCAACTCTAAATTTCACATGGCATTAAAGGATTAGTGTTTGAATTTTTCAccaaatcattattattattatttttttttttggtaataatttttcatcaaatcttgtgatatatatatatatatatatataagagttgaatttggtgtttccTTTGTTTTGCTCAGCTAAATTGATCATCGCGGTGGTtcttattctttaaattttacgTAAATACGTTCACTATACTGAGAAGGTTGTTTTCTTTAGAATAttcaataatgtttttttttttttttgataaaatagaaTATTCAATAATGTTAGTATTATCTAGTACTCCTTCTTCTTGGTTTACAATTTTTTTCAGATTCATCCCCATTATTAAGAGGTCGGTATGGGGTCaagttttttttagtaaattctTTACCAACTGACCCCCCTTTAACAGTACATGAGATTGAGAGAGATGTGACAAGTTGCATTCCCAGATCAGTGGGTGATAAGGTGAATTATGGAAGatcttgctctctctctctctctctctctctctctctctctttcacacacacacacacaaaaataaacaaaaaaaaaaaaagaaaaaaggtgaaAGTTTTCTAGATTTTGGTTTCATTCTCCAACTTACAGCCCAAAGGGTAAGTTAAGTGAAAtgaaaagttcttttttttctttcttttttttttgggtcatcttGGCCgcataaattatgaaaatttatgatTTGTAATAATTTAGTCAATTTACCTAAGTTGTGAGTttgtattatgtaataattttgtcatttagagaaaaaaaaataaaaaattaggtcCCATAagacaaaaagacaaaaagggtTTGATTTTGCACCTACTATTctcaatatttttctataaaaattgtCCCACGATTATAACAATTGTCtcccctaattaccattattttattaaaaagatatGTATTAATAGACACGAATCATATGAAAACATATTGGGAGTTATCTATGAAACATGTCTCAGACATAATTACGTGAGCTTTGATTTGGTAATCTAATTGATTAACTAGTTGAATATGCTTTTTAGTGTTGATTGTGTATGATAACTTTGAACCAAGAAGGATTTTATATTGAAACGCATTGACGTTTTATTAGATTGGTAGATTatgctaatatatataaatttttaatagtcAAAACACTTATTTGTATATGAACAAACATTGGTCCAAGATATAGGCAGTTTTGCCGTCTTCCTCTATAGTGGCTTGTTAAACACAAAACTAGCGTGTGTTCAAAAAACCATTTattgttttctctttcttcccctCGTGTTTCACAATAATTTTGTCCTTATTGGTTTTACGTTTTCCTACTACTTTAGGCCATGAGCCTCCTGTCCTTAAAACAGAGAAATTACTGCTTCACCATTATAAGGTTTCTTTTAAAACAGTTTAAGATGATGGTAACATTTCAAGGGTGTCCAAATGTTGAGatatttaataaatgttttaaaaaatcattttaacgTTTAAATAGGTTCATCTAATATTACATAGTCAATAAGAAATTACGGAGAGTTAAGATATTGATTTATATCATTGGATATACCTATTTAATCACCGAGATATACTTGTTAGAGTATATTTTACATGCATAAGTATATAGAATCGGTCCCATTCCCTTTAATTTAACATACTTTtagctttttttaaaataattcaaatgaTAATGATTATCCATGATAATTTTAAGTCCTCGATTTAGAtctggttttaaaatttttcttcctaatttatatgtatgtccaaaaattatgcaaaaataaataaataaatagctgCCTTAATGTTTATACCATtgcattagaaaaaaaaactctttcatTGTAAAAGAATAACATTAGAATATTGAGAAATTACATTGAAAAGCcttttgtttatcaaattttgcatatatattttcaatattatgGATATCTATCCAAaagttttattactttttttcttttttttccatttcaatGTGTTGGTTCACCCAATTTTAGAATTTCCTTTGTTTTAAACTAAAGTGCATCAAAATGCATGTAAGGTCAATTGTACTTTAATTGatatccataaaaaaattaaaaaaaaaaggtgtactttaattatacatataaaaaaagtggaaaatgcatttcaaaaattcatgtaCAAAATGAAGGAACTAAAaacttaaatatcattttaataaaagaaaaaaaaaatctataatttctataaatatataagcaTGTGGTCATGACCCTCTAGttgcaaaaacaaagaaaatagtgCTTTTACATGTCATCGTCCTTTCGAAAGAATTCAGATGATAGTAACATTTTAATAATGTCCATATGTTGAGATATTTAGcaagaagttttgaaaaatcattcTAACTTTTAAATAGATACATTTAATTGTAGATAATCAATAAGTAATTATAGATAGTTgagataataatttatatatcactGGATATAGCTATTCAATCATAggaatgatatttattaaaaatatatatttcatacatTAGTATATAGAACCAGTCCCGTAACCTTTTTGTTTGATTTCCAAATGTTTTGGTCATGCATGAGAGTAGAAAAATCTTCTCCCTTTAATTTAACATAATTGTAAGTCTCTCCTCTGCATGGAGAGTTTTTTTCTCATGATTTTCTACATGAGTATGTTATCCTTCTGTTCTCGGGAaggaatttctttttcaaaaaaatggaagaaatgaCAACTATATTTCAACATTTCTTATTCACATCAGATGAAAGTTCATCTTTAGATCTTCGTTCTCATCATCGTGACGAAGAGGCGAATATTCCACAAGTATGTCTACTAGTACAACTTTTGACTAACAGTAATTGTAATAAGCATGCTTTTATGGATACAATGACTTCATTATGTGGTTCACCATCTCCAATTCAAATTTTGacaattatatgaaaatattcttGTAGCCCAGTTCCATAGAGTTAATGATAAAGAACGAGTTCTTAACAGGTCACCATGGCATTTTGATCATTCTTTAGTCCTGTTGGAAGAGATAACTGGTGCAATTATCCCATGTCAAGTCTCTATTACACATGCTACATTTTGGATTCAATTGCACAATCTTCCTCTTCAGTGTATGACCCAATCTGTAGGTCAAGCTATCAGTAATCAATTGGGTAATTTGGTGTCCATAGATTCAAATGAAGAGGGTCAACATTGGGGTCGATTTATGCGGATTAGAGTTAAAATTGACATCCGGAAACCATTGTGGAGAGGCATGAAAATTCTGCTTGATGATGTGGAAAGTTTCTGGGTAGATTTTCACTATGAGAAACTGACAGAGTTTTGTTTCAAATATGGTTTCTTGGGGCATTTGCAAAAGGATTGCCATGTTGTAGACTCTCATTCTAATCCTCAATATGGTGTTTGGCCGTAGGCAAATTCACTTGTGAATTCGTTGAAAGGTTTAAAACTTGGTGCTGATAATCGGCGACCTGGATCTGCGGAATCACAACCACACACTAGTGGTGGTCGGACAAGGAATTTGTAGAACGGGATTGAATCAAAGACAAAGAACAATGATGGGGAATTACAATTACACAAAGAAATGATTATGGAAATTGAATCTGATACTTTTTCTGTAAAGATGGCAGTTGAAAAACCTCCTATGCAACTGATGATGTTAACCATGAATGACCCTGATGATGATGTGGCAGCAACACCAACTAATAACAAATCTGATGTGGAAAAATTTTTGGACGAAGATGACATTGATTATCTTGCAAGTAGGGtttctaatataataaaaccGCTTACACGTGGAAGTGTTCGGGGATGAAGTTCAACTTTGAGATAATATCACCACAGCACACTTTTTACGGTAGAAAGCACATTGGTGTGAAATGGACTCGAGCTACAAAAAAAGGCTTATTGTGGCAAAAGAGATTGAAGAATTTAGTGGACTTCACAGTAGAAGATGTTGAATCTTCTTAAGTGGTGGGGCTTGCGGTGCAACCCCACCACGAGCCATGAAGGTTCTCAGTCAGAATGTCTGTGGGATCGGGAACCCACAAACGTTAAGAGCATTCCCTCAAGTGCTCAAAATGGAGAATCCCAACATTGTGTTTCTTATGGAgacattgtaacaccccataccaaaaaatatacatgattaaacaaatttgaccaaattgactaagtttggccaagtgaataatatatgggttcaagttgactttttcaatagccaatatttttagtttgactgaggtaccattatatagatctcgtcgatacgagttcacagactggcggcatgccaaattctgagttacggataaaaagttatggtcctgagaagttttaaacataaagttttatatcagtgtccaaaccagtccccaatttttgtctgttagtgatttaggctctatataagcctcggtaAGTGTGCCAAATaggaagaaaagcccaaaaataaCCATTTTCTCTTCAAAACCCGAGAAAAACACCCCAGACCCACGGGCCCGAACCGACCATTTTTACCTCCAACCGGGTTTACGCTGTTTGACCCatctccggccaccaccttgctacacgcgcctgATAGAGAGAAACAGGGGATGGAGGCCAGCTCAGCTGCAAAATTTCAAGGCCACCTGTCGCCAGACGCGCCCAGATGGGGCCGGAGAAGCCCGACGGCTGGAAATTTTcactctcctcttttcttgtatttttcgACCAACCCAGCtcaacccatacctctatcccaccattttcaacccctctgagtccatttccgtggttagattgcccaaaacccccaccatttgagagatctctcaagttcaagttcggCCGAACTTTTACGTCAATTTTCCGGTCATTGGAGGAGTCACCAGACAAAGGTAAGACCACTGGTGAacttcttgtctcttgggctttccgtcaatataaagtttgtgaattttggagatcgtttgataatttttctatttttggatcaattagttaattttcggataagttagggactgtgtttggacaaaattggtcaaattagttaaaattggagttcaattagtgaaattggatattattagaaccctttaggtggttcaattttgaaatattaggtttcgggtgaaaatccccaattttgggtactagGTCCTTaggacacgcggtataattggactgttcgGTGTCcagtttatgcaattttgtagtactgtaaattattttgagacatttggattatacaagtgtctctggtttagttgtttggagcctgaggaatattttattatattacaggcattcGAGTTGAGCATGGAGGCAATtctgtagaggagcaggcatgagcatctacagtactgtgagtgattatattatttttaaatgttttgggcatatagtataatatatatatgtggtttaaatattttacgtatatatcatttgattgaaatgttgttttatgcatatataaatatttgttttcacatatatgtgttatcattttatgtgactttttataatattttaagtgattttaaattttaatgggtccataaatggacttgtggtatttaaatatcttggtaattaaattgagattttaaatcattttggaaactatttggtttgagaaaccagattgaaaatcatataattttaagcacgatcaaatattttataattttatgtgcttaaaattgatttatagtAAATagatttcactgtggtatttatggttttcgtatgaaatgatgttttgagattttgaagtatttaattaagcggtggaagtttaaatgttaaattatgatttatgatacagtatgctttggaaaagtatatttataatcttacaagattctttcatgtatactgtattggttatttttaaattgatgtaccatgtaatgccaataccttggatcggtattatattatattatattaccgcgcgCTGGATTTActacggtgccgtgaggttggttgcatccaacggttatctattattatcacgaactgtgaggtcgggtttatccgacggtttattattattaccacggtgccgtgaggttggtatcatctaacggtttattattgcgaaagaccgtgaggttgggtacgtcccgacggttatttattatttccacgacaccgttcagtcgtgaggtgggtgtatcccacggtttacagattggtatatcgtatggtacattgtatatgtttgtatatattgttgatttacaaatattgtgatgatctctgcattttcatatttatttggtggaattatatttattatattttgtgctcaaatatttatatcatgatttgagacattttataatatttcaatgatcgttcattcatacttttgagcatcgatttttatgatattaattgaggtgcaagtttgggttttgtgaaataatttttaaacggggaacttttcaaaagagtggaacgagaggtcttgagaggaagatttttcagaagtaaatcattatttttctattatactacaccactcactgagatttttttatctcacgttttattgttttaaatttgttcccctaggcccaggcagctaggagcagtctacctcgcgcatagcttatctcttgtttccttccactgcaacagccgtatttatcctttcttcacctattgttatcttttggacttatgtattatttatttgtactcatagactttgctgacactcttagaatgctctgattttaattatgggactcagtagagaccatggtactcatgtgtgtagttatggtctgtagtacagtaggccggttatggacctatttatatatatatatatatatatatatatatattgaggtattaattttaatgctggcgtttgattatctacgttttaaggtgaggttccattggatattttctagggattgtccagtgaGACTTCACTAGGCAAGACCACCGGGAGGTCCTGGGAGAGTTCCCGGGACGGGTCCTGtcagcttggtatcagagctttaggttctaaattcctCGGGGTTGCGCATTGCTGTGCAACTCATCTTGTGTTTTGCATACTTTCCTAACCTATTTCTTGACAttgatttcatttcttttattcgTGGAAatagttccattttttttttccttatggcGTACAGAGGTAGACGTAGGTCTTAGCAGGCTTCAACTGAAAGTACGAATGCACCCACTTATGAGGAGCATCTTGTCGAGCGCCTGGCTTGATCACTCGAGAGGAGTGGGTTTATTAGGTATTCTGTTAAGTAGGCTTGTAGACTTGGAGCAGTTGGTTGTGATGGCTCCATAGATCCTATGCAATGTCCGGATGAGGACAAGGTCACATTAGTTAGCTTTACGCTAGAAGGAAACTTGAGGAAGTGGTGGACGTATGAAAGGACTAGGAGACATCACCCTTGAACATAGTTTAAGACTACATTTCACATTGAGCTTTGTTCTCCAACCTTTATTAAGATTAAGAGGTTAAAGTTGAGACACCACTCACGGTTCAAGACAATGGACAGTGAACAACGATagcagttttttttattattatttttttttagagatCTGTAGTCCGAGGTAGCTTATGTGGCAGGTTTTATGATGGGTAGTGCCAATGGGATGGATCATGCTTTCATTACAAGCAGTCGGAACactttaaaaatgattaacctTATCGAAAATATGGTCATGCTAGAGCTTTATGATCGGGTGCACAATTTCAGCTAATTTATGTATACAAAGTATATGATACATAAGTAGGCCAGACTCCAAGAGATTCTACCAACGCTAGACAACGGTCTTCATCCACAGCCAAAGGCAGAGGTCAAAAGGGATGACAACTTACCAGAGGTAAGGTACATGCTATGATCAATTAGGAGAATCACTCTGATGTTGTGACAGATACATTATCTATGCTTGGTAGTgacggacatattttattggctcaAGGACCACACACTCTTTTGTTTTACGTGAATATGTTACACTAGTCGAGATGGCTCAAGTTTGTTAGGGGTGTTACCTGAAAGGTTCCACATCCATAGGAGGATTCTTTTAACCTCGTCCGGTGTT comes from Ziziphus jujuba cultivar Dongzao chromosome 6, ASM3175591v1 and encodes:
- the LOC132804015 gene encoding uncharacterized protein At4g02000-like; translation: MEEMTTIFQHFLFTSDESSSLDLRSHHRDEEANIPQFHRVNDKERVLNRSPWHFDHSLVLLEEITGAIIPCQVSITHATFWIQLHNLPLQCMTQSVGQAISNQLGNLVSIDSNEEGQHWGRFMRIRVKIDIRKPLWRGMKILLDDVESFWVDFHYEKLTEFCFKYGFLGHLQKDCHVVDSHSNPQYGVWP